In Chrysoperla carnea chromosome 2, inChrCarn1.1, whole genome shotgun sequence, the following proteins share a genomic window:
- the LOC123292690 gene encoding glutamate receptor 1-like translates to MNATQKFDVVDAWHRQLPNGTWIGMIERVHLGEDDVTGSGIAMLRKRCDMIRYIGRTFKCRVNFVFRMPPLSLVSNILTLSFQAKVWIFGGALLLLMFLMLKYMFIAEAKLTQGEKQNMNNALSLQGWSSTSLFLVGSLCQQGVEKEPETIAGRIGTIFVLLVMLFMYTSYSANIVVLLQGTASGLDTVEEFLQSPIKVGFLDFEFSRTMFINSSHPIRKLIFEKKSGPNEFYSYAKGVEKIRNDFFAFYGEPGLIYDSVSKTYEEYEKCDFKEIFTPGEISSIFHATPHKSPYIEIFRTGLIRLEETGLQQKFESRYYSPQPKCGISNAKFVEVGATEIYFAFQVLFCVDIVWLLAAKDALS, encoded by the exons ATGAATGCAACCCAAAAATTTGATGTAGTCGATGCTTGGCATCGGCAATTACCAAATGGGACATGGATTGGTATGATAGAAAGGGTACATTTAGGAGAAGATGATGTTACTG gttCAGGAATAGCTATGTTACGAAAACGATGCGATATGATTCGTTATATCGGTAGAACATTCAAGTGTCGTGTGAATTTCGTATTTCGAATGCCGCCTCTTTCGTTAGTGAGTAACATTCTAACTTTGTCGTTCCAAGCCAAAGTATGGATTTTTGGTGGAGCTCTGCTattgttgatgtttttaatGTTGAAGTATATGTTCATAGCAGAAGCTAAATTAACT CAAGGTGAAAAACAAAACATGAACAATGCTTTGTCATTACAAGGATGGTCATCCACTTCGCTGTTTCTTGTAGGTTCTTTATGCCAACAAG gtGTTGAGAAGGAACCAGAAACTATTGCAGGACGCATTGgtacaatttttgtacttttagttATGCTATTTATGTATACATCATATTCAGCTAACATTGTAGTTCTTTTACAAGGAACCGCTTCGGGTCTTGATACAGTTGAAGAATTTTTACAAAGTCCAATTAAAGTTGGATTTCtagattttgaattttcaagaaCAATGTTtatt AACTCATCTCATCCTAtacgaaaattgattttcgaaaaGAAGAGTGGTCcaaatgaattttattcttACGCAAAAGGTgtagaaaaaataagaaatgatttttttgcattttatggAGAACCAGGTCTAATATACGATTCAGTATCCAAGACATATGAAGAATATGAAAAATGCGACTTTAAAGAAATCTTTACACCCGgtgaa atTTCATCCATATTTCATGCAACTCCACATAAATCTCCTTATATTGAGATATTTCGAACCGG ATTAATTCGTCTGGAAGAGACTGGATTACAACAAAAATTCGAATCAAGATATTATAGCCCGCAACCAAAATGTGGAATTTCTAATGCTAAATTTGTTGAAGTAGGAGCTactgaaatttattttgcttttcaGGTTTTGTTTTGTG TTGATATTGTTTGGTTATTAGCAGCTAAAGACGCTCTTAGTTGA
- the LOC123293361 gene encoding epoxide hydrolase 1-like: MAKLGCLQLCVIYSLSLYYTIQFCFQLLYYYLRGIKFWKIKERRVPPSKILMPEVGHHSHIQLKNIKMHYVEAGDKSKPLMVFMHGFPEFWYSWRHQLKEFHNEYWCVAVDMRGYGDTSKPPKVSDYKIADIAGDIKELVEALGRKKFIMIAHDWGGVVGWSFLDLYADMVEKYVIMNAPHTDAWDKLMEIDKTQFSKSWYVIFYQMPYFPELHVSLNDFELMDDIYAFGPNKVKNEEDIEAYKYTFSKPGALTPPINYYRNLFTTDPTVKRPVEKEPPGLFIFGDADIALSVAYVDIMPQVVPNLKSKIIKGGSHYVQQDDPVAVNKAMREFLNEN, from the exons atggctAAATTAGGTTGTTTGCAATTATGTGTCATATATTCATTATCCTTATATTATACAatccaattttgttttcaattattgtattacTATTTACGTggaattaaattttggaaaattaaagaGCGTCGAGTACCACCATCTAAAATACTTATGCCAGAGGTTGGGCATCATTCCCATATACaattaaaa aacataaaaatgcattatgtTGAAGCTGGGGACAAATCTAAGCCTTTAATGGTATTTATGCATGGTTTTCCAGAATTTTGGTACTCTTGGCGACATCAATTGAAAGAATTTCATAACGAATATTG gTGCGTTGCCGTGGATATGAGAGGATATGGCGATACTAGTAAACCACCAAAAGTAAGCGATTATAAAATTGCTGATATAGCAGGAGATATCAAAGAATTAGTAGAAGCTTTAGGCCGTAAAAAGTTCATAATGATTGCTCATGATTGGGGTGGAGTTGTTGGCTGgtcatttttagatttataCGCTGATATGGtagaaaaatatgtaataatgaaTGCTCCACACACTGATGCATGGGATAAATTAATGGAAATTGATAAAACTCAATTTTCTAAATCATG gtatgtaatattttatcaaatgcCATATTTCCCAGAATTACATGTATCTTTGAATGATTTTGAACTAATGGATGACATCTATGCATTTGGTccgaataaagttaaaaatgaaGAAGATATTGAGGCATATAAATATACGTTCAGCAAACCAG GTGCTTTAACCCCTCCAATAAACTACTACAGGAACTTATTTACAACAGATCCAACAGTCAAACGACCAGTTGAAAAAGAACCTCctggattatttatttttggtgatGCAGATATAGCTTTAAGTGTTGCGTACGTTGATATTATGCCACAAGTTGTTCctaatttaaaatcgaaaattataaaaggtGGCAGTCATTATGTGCAACAAGATGATCCAGTAGCCGTCAATAAAGCAATGCGTGAattcttaaatgaaaattaa
- the LOC123292692 gene encoding uncharacterized protein LOC123292692 gives MAPHNLNVLTENRQQNQAGCQSTLTDEEGSLNTTSSSDDSISLESDQSGASTNRDGRTYSPVVVPTITTIQQMLIETAETNDLDSVKEIEFKIQDEDISLQKLSTFLPNLNKINLYGSVIKTIRALGSELDNLKILNIGKCNLVSLDGLMGLPNLEELYAESNFIEDVGPCAFTSRIKTLNLNNNKVSDIQCVGFLSLCLELRHIYLEGCPVSKTSDYRRVMKYLLPQLVSLDGQSFGVPGSNSMSMNDNKQSTEMPKRPSTTRTHNSSTHSSPKATTPRQQHPSSFLRNSSDFSRPSSSQDITEILNISQNDVFETSLKPHILTRNIIKLPPLKNTRIISTPFDNRPATTSSIPSSSAKIADDLYQMRPSTSRAFSRSDYIADLETVKEKLKNLPTLCNPFSGDIFEEIQWRARSALYRSQIEKL, from the exons ATGGCACCTCATAATTTGAATGTTCTTACTGAAAATCGTCAACAGAATCAAGCTGGATGCCAATCAACGCTTACTGATGAAGAAGGTTCACTAAATACAACTTCATCAAGTGATGATTCAATTTCATTAGAATCGGATCAATCTGGAGCATCAACAAATCGTGACGGTCGTACATATTCACCTGTAGTTGTTCCAACCATTACGACAATTCAACAGATGTTA ATTGAGACAGCTGAAACTAATGATTTGGACTCGgtaaaagaaattgaatttaaaattcaagATGAAGAtataagtttacaaaaattatcaacttttttaccaaatttaaacaaaattaatttgtatggtagtgttataaaaacaatacGAGCATTAGGATCAGAactagataatttaaaaatattgaatattggtAAATGTAATTTAGTATCGTTGGATGGTTTAATGGGTCTGCCAAATTTAGAGGAGTTGTATGCTGAATCAAATTTCATTGAAGATGTGGGACCGTGTGCATTTACATCTAGAATAAAAACGCTGAATTTGAATAA CAATAAAGTTTCTGATATTCAATGTGTTGGATTCTTGTCATTGTGTTTGGAACTACGTCATATTTATTTGGAAGGCTGTCCAGTATCTAAAACATCAGATTATCGACGTGTTATGAAATATTTGCTGCCCCAATTAGTTTCATTGGATGGTCAAAGTTTTGGAGTTCCAG GAAGCAATTCGATGTCTATGAATGATAACAAACAATCAACAGAAATGCCCAAAAGGCCTTCAACAACGCGAACACATAATAGCAGCACACATTCTTCACCCAAAGCCACGACACCACGACAGCAACATCCTAGTAGCTTTCTTCGGAATTCATCCGACTTTTCTAGACCATCTTCATCACAAGATATTACtgaaatattgaatatatcGCAGAACGATGTT TTTGAAACGTCACTAAAACCTCATATCTTAACacgtaatataataaaactaccGCCATTAAAAAATACTCGGATTATTTCAACTCCATTCGATAATCGACCGGCTACAACAAGTAGTATCCCTTCTTCATCTGCGAAAATTGCTGACGATTTGTATCAAATGAGGCCATCAACATCTCGAGCATTTAGTAGAAGTGATTATATAG CTGATTTAGAAACagtgaaagaaaaattgaaaaatttaccgACATTATGTAATCCATTCTCAGGCGATATATTTGAAGAAATA CAATGGCGTGCACGTAGTGCTTTATATCGTtcacaaatagaaaaattgtaa
- the LOC123294239 gene encoding glutamate receptor 4 has translation MENETTTPLTFSSTVSSTFTLFLSAICANDSNCDFSSIPMPEEYYFSGLNNTVERYEELERSLKGQTIKVVTFQNSPLNNYEVDENGNYRGGGIAFTFLDLLSKKFEFNYTIMIPTDKVLGNEKKGVFGALASGEADVAAAFLPILPWIRGDVIDYSSQLDVGEWMVLLKRPSESATGSGLLAPFDYKVWILIFISLVMVGPVIYCIIVMRNKLCPGDEKNKIFSLPSCIWFVYGALLKQGSTLSPASDSSRMLFATWWIFITILTAFYTANLTAFLTLSKFTLPIEKPEDIALKKYPWVAQEGHAIEALVNEGSLLSFLQKSNKGKFVSENDAMIIKNFVDKGFMFLRDKPAVEHIMYDDYLNKTREDIDEDKRCTYVLTTWPIVKLPRAFGFRKNFEWTPLFDAVLKKLVESGIVKYKLRDNLPNTVICPQDLGEKGKKLHNSDLLKTYEVVGVGFAISIVVFVVEFLFRRCMSLKSTFKLNSSSLMGNRDSVLKSKETTNKFFVPPPPSYHTLFQPYSNSSMYPPDGKKKIINGRDYWVIKATNGDTRLIPVRTPSALLFQYTQ, from the exons ATGGAAAACGAAACTACGACACCTTTAACATTTTCTAGCACCGTTTCTAGTacgtttacattatttttaagtgcTATTTGTGCAAATGATTCAAATTGTGATTTTTCAAGTATTCCAATGCCAGAGGAATATTAtt tttCAGGATTAAATAACACTGTTGAAAGGTATGAAGAATTGGAACGTTCACTAAAAGGGCAAACAATCAAAGTTGTCACTTTTcag AATTCtcctttaaataattatgaagtcgatgaaaatggaaattatcGAGGTGGAGGAATCGCATTTACATTTCTGGATCTTTTAAGTAAAAAGTTTGAATTCAACTACACAATCATGATACCAACTGATAAAGTTTTGGGTAATGAAAAAAAAGGAGTTTTTGGAGCTCTTGCGTCTGGG GAAGCTGATGTGGCTGCAGCATTTTTACCCATTTTACCTTGGATACGTGGTGATGTAATTGATTATTCATCACAATTGGATGTGGGTGAATGGATGGTATTACTAAAACGACCTAGTGAAAGTGCTACCGGATCTGGATTACTAGCACCATTTGATTATAAAGtttggatattaatttttatatcattggtTATGGTTGGTCCAGTTATATATTGCATTATTGTGATGCGTAATAAATTGTGTCCTGGtgacgaaaaaaataaaattttctccttGCCGTCTTGTATATGGTTTGTGTATGGAGCGTTACTCAAGCAAGGATCGACACTTAGTCCAGCTTCTG attcatCACGAATGCTATTTGCTACATGGTggatttttataacaattttgacAGCTTTTTATACGGCAAATTTAACAGCTTTCTTAACATTGTCCAAATTTACGTTACCAATTGAGAAACCAGAAgatattgcattaaaaaaatatccatgGGTAGCTCAAGAAGGTCACGCTATTGAAGCGTTAGTAAATGAAGGTTCATTATTATCATTTCTACAAAAGTCAAATAAGGGAAAATTTGTTTCTGAGAATGATgctatgattattaaaaattttgtggacaaag GCTTTATGTTCCTGCGGGACAAACCTGCTGTTGAGCATATCATGTATGacgattatttaaacaaaacacgTGAGGATATTGACGAGGATAAGCGATGTACTTATGTATTAACCACATGGCCAATAGTCAAATTACCACGAGCATTTGGATTtcggaaaaattttgaatggacTCCGTTATTTGATGCAGt tttaaaaaaattggttgaatcaggtattgttaaatataaattacgtGACAATTTACCAAATACTGTGATATGTCCACAAGATTTAGGTGAAAAGGGTAAAAAACTACATAATTCAGATTTATTGAAAACATACGAAGTTGTGGGTGTTGGCTTTGCAATATCAATTGTTGTTTTTGTCGTCGAATTCTTGTTTCGAAGATGCATGTCACTTAAGTCAACATTCAAACTCAATTCATCATCGTTAATGGGTAACAGAGATTCTGTATTGAAATCAAAAGAGACGACTAACAAATTCTTCGTTCCGCCTCCACCATCGTATCATACACTGTTCCAACCGTATTCGAACAGTAGTATGTATCCACCAGatggtaaaaagaaaattattaatggtCGCGATTATTGGGTGATTAAGGCAACAAATGGTGATACACGTTTAATACCTGTCCGAACACCTTCTGCACTTTTATTTCAATACAcgcaataa